The DNA window CCCGTCCTGATTCAGGAGAATTGCCTCGTCGAACCCCTCATCGCGAGCCCTGCGGAGGGCGCGCTCGTACAGGCCGCGCCGCGTGGTCTTGTGGAAGAACAGCGGGTCGGAGCGGTCCACCCGCTCCTCCGCAATGGTCAGCCGCCACGGCACGCCCGACGCCCCCTGGATCGGGGTGGTCTGAACCGCGATGCGGCCCCAGCGGTCGAGCGTCGCTCGGACCTTGGCGTGCGGTTCGTTCTCGTTTTCAGCCACCGCCCGCCGCACGCGGCGCCGAAACCGCGCCTCGTCGAAGGGGAACGAGAAGTAGCCGGCCGAACGGGCGAGACGTGCCACGTGCCGGTCGAGAAATTCAATCTGCCCGTCGTCGGCACGCATCGTTTCGATGAGCTTCAGGTCCTCGTCGGGAGGCGTCGTCGATGTCGTCTGCACGGACCGGTCCTGCGTCAGGAAATCGCCCTTCAGCTTGCACTCGTCGTACTCGGCCGCCGGGTCGGAGTCCCATACGATGCCGCTGCCAATGCCCATGGTGCCGTCGCCCCCGTCGAGGACGGCGGTGCGGATCGCCACGCTGAAGACAGCCGTGTCGTCCGGGCCCGCCATGCCGACGGCCCCGCAGTAGACGCCGCGGGGATCCGATTCCAGGGTTTGGATGGTCCGCATGGCGCGGCGCTTGGGGGCCCCAGTGATGGAGCCGCACGGAAACAGCGCGCGGAGCACCTCGGCGAGGCCCGCCTCGTCTCGGAGGCGCCCCTCGACGGTGGACGTCATCTGCGTGACCGTCCGGTACGGCTCCGTGTCGTAGAGGGACGGCACCGTAACCGTGCCCGGGCGGCAACACACCGACAGGTCGTTGCGGAGCAGGTCGACAATCATTAGGTTCTCCGCCCGGTTTTTCGGATCGGCGGCAAGCTCGTCCCGCAGGGCTTGGTCCTCTTCCAGGGTACGGCCGCGCCGGATGGTGCCCTTCATGGGCCGGGTCACCAGCCGGTCGCCCTCGCGCCGAAAGAACAGTTCGGGCGACAGGGACAGGATCTGTCGGTCGCCGCAGTGCAGGTACGCGGCGTACGGGACGCGCTGCCGGGCCCGCAGGCGACGATAGAGGCCCCGCGGGTCGCCCTCCAGGCGAAAGCGGAGCGGCGCCGTGTAGTTGATCTGATACACGTTCCCCTTCCCGATGTGGCGCCGGACCGCCCGGATGTCCTCGATGTAGTCCGACTCCGCGACGCCGAGTCGAAGGTCCTCCACGGCAGGACGCCCGTCGAGGGTTCGCAGGCCCGCCTCCACGTCCGCCGGCGCGAGGCGGCACGGCGCGTCGTAGACGCCAAACCACGCGAGGGGGGAGTCGGCCCGCTCCGGGATGTCGAGGTCCACAAACGGGTAGCCGGCCTCGTACGAAAGGTACCCCGCAACGTAATTGCCACGGGCCGTTTCCTGCTGGAGCGTTTCGACCAGCCCCTTCACGGCCGCCGCGGTGGACGCAGTGTGGACGCGTTTCGGGGCCGTGAAGCCGTAGCTCCACTGGTTTTCGGCGTCGGGCCGGGCCGAGTCGAGCAGGACGGTTCCCGGGCGGGCGAGGGTCTGAGGGTCAAACACGGGGTGCTAGGGGGATCCGTAGGACAACGCCTGTCAACCTAAGGTACGTTCCCCCTAGTGCTTCGTTGCCCCGCCGATGCCTTCGTCCGCAACGATTCTCAAACACCGGCTCGCCCCCGTTCTGTCCGCCATCGGTTCCTAAATCGAGATGACGACCTTCCCGAAGTGGGCCTGGTCGGCCTGGTACTGGTAGGCCTCCTGCGCCTCCTCCATCGGAAAGGTCCGGTCCACAACCGGCCGGATGTCGTTGGTCTGAATCGCGGCGTTCATAGCCGCGAAGGAGTCGCGCGGGTGGTCGATCGAGCCCACGTAAATGCCGTGGAGGTGCCCCCGGCGCTGCATGAGCATTTGCGGGTTCGGGTTCTCGTCCGCGTCGGTGAGCACCCCGATCAGTCCAATTTTGCCCTCCGGCGCCACGGCCTGGAAGGAGCGCCCCAGTGTACCGGTGCCCCCCACCTCGACCACGCAATCCACCCCTTCCCCGTCGGTCCGCTCTAGAACGGGCTCGTGCCAGTCGGGCGTGCGCTCGTAGTTGATGGTCTCGTCGGCCCCGAGGGCACGGGCGCGCTCCAACTTGTCGTCGCTCGACGAGGTGATGAACGTACGGGCGCCGGCCGCCTTAGCAAACTGGAGGGCAAAGATGGACACCCCGCCCGTCCCCAACATCAGAACTGTCTGACCGGGCTGAACGGGCGTGCCCGCCCCGAAGAGGGCGTGCCAGGCCGTGTGGGCCGCGCACGGCAACGTGGCGGCCTCCTCGAAGGAAAGGGAGTCGGGCACGGGCAGGAGGCCGCTTTCGTGGAAGACCTGGAACTCCGACAGGGTGCCATCGAGCGGAGCGCCGAGGGCCTGCCGGGGGGCCGAGGGCGGGGCATCGGGCGGTACCTGCGAGAAGGTATTCACCACCCGGTCGCCCTCTTCGAAGCGCGTCACCCCCTCTCCCACAGCATCTACAACCCCGGCCCCGTCCGAGAGCGGGATGACGGGTGCGTCCTGCTGGGCCGGATACGTCCCCCAGGCAATTGACAGATCCCGGTAGTTGATGGACGCGGCCCGGAGTCGCACGCGCACCTGCCCCGGGCCGGGCGCCGGGCGCGGACGCTCCGTGGGCTCCAGGGCGTCGAAGGCGTCGCCGGTGGGGTCGAGCTCAATGGCATCCATAAGAGAAACTGTACCTATGAGGGGAAAGCCGACTGCGGGCGAAGCGGAAACCCATCGCGGCAACGTCCGGCCCACACCGCTCGGCATGGACACTGAACGGGGCACGATTGGGGTTTTGCTCACAATGACAGGCTCAATGAAGGGCCTCTGGAATGATCGTTCCAGATTGACCGCATCTTTGTCCATGCGGAGACCCTGCGAAATTGCGCACACGAACTGGAACGTACGTTTCAGAATTGGAGTACATGGCATCGGTATTACACTCATATGCACCAATCCTCTTTTCCTCGTGGCTTCTCCCCTCTTCGACGACTTGGACCTTGGCCCCCTTCCCCTTCCGCACCGCGTGGCGATGGCGCCGCTCACCCGCAACCGGGCGGCGGCGGGCAACGTGCCCACCGAGATGAACGCCGAGTACTACCGCCAGCGCGCCGATGCCGCCTTCATCGTGAGCGAGGCCACGCAGGTGGCGCCGAAGGGCCAGGGCTACCCGCGCACGCCCGGCATCCATTCCGACGCGCAGGTCGAGGGCTGGAAAGCGGTCACCGACGCGGTCCACGACGCCGGCGGGCGCATCTTCCTGCAGCTCTGGCACGTGGGGCGCATCTCGCACTCCCTGTACCACGACGGCGAGAAGCCGGTGGCCCCGTCCCCCATTCCGGCCGAGGGGGAGGTCATCACGCCGGAGTTGGAGATGACGTCATTCGAGACGCCGCGCGCCCTGGAGACGGAGGAAGTGCCCGAGGTGGTGGAGCAGTACCGCCGGGGCGCCGAGAATGCTCAGCGGGCCGGGTTCGACGGTGTGGAGATCCACGGG is part of the Salinibacter ruber DSM 13855 genome and encodes:
- a CDS encoding zinc-dependent alcohol dehydrogenase family protein — encoded protein: MDAIELDPTGDAFDALEPTERPRPAPGPGQVRVRLRAASINYRDLSIAWGTYPAQQDAPVIPLSDGAGVVDAVGEGVTRFEEGDRVVNTFSQVPPDAPPSAPRQALGAPLDGTLSEFQVFHESGLLPVPDSLSFEEAATLPCAAHTAWHALFGAGTPVQPGQTVLMLGTGGVSIFALQFAKAAGARTFITSSSDDKLERARALGADETINYERTPDWHEPVLERTDGEGVDCVVEVGGTGTLGRSFQAVAPEGKIGLIGVLTDADENPNPQMLMQRRGHLHGIYVGSIDHPRDSFAAMNAAIQTNDIRPVVDRTFPMEEAQEAYQYQADQAHFGKVVISI
- the pabB gene encoding aminodeoxychorismate synthase component I, whose product is MFDPQTLARPGTVLLDSARPDAENQWSYGFTAPKRVHTASTAAAVKGLVETLQQETARGNYVAGYLSYEAGYPFVDLDIPERADSPLAWFGVYDAPCRLAPADVEAGLRTLDGRPAVEDLRLGVAESDYIEDIRAVRRHIGKGNVYQINYTAPLRFRLEGDPRGLYRRLRARQRVPYAAYLHCGDRQILSLSPELFFRREGDRLVTRPMKGTIRRGRTLEEDQALRDELAADPKNRAENLMIVDLLRNDLSVCCRPGTVTVPSLYDTEPYRTVTQMTSTVEGRLRDEAGLAEVLRALFPCGSITGAPKRRAMRTIQTLESDPRGVYCGAVGMAGPDDTAVFSVAIRTAVLDGGDGTMGIGSGIVWDSDPAAEYDECKLKGDFLTQDRSVQTTSTTPPDEDLKLIETMRADDGQIEFLDRHVARLARSAGYFSFPFDEARFRRRVRRAVAENENEPHAKVRATLDRWGRIAVQTTPIQGASGVPWRLTIAEERVDRSDPLFFHKTTRRGLYERALRRARDEGFDEAILLNQDGQVTEGAYSNVFVRRGDALWTPPAEAGLLAGVYRDHVLETHPEATERPLRLQDLREADALYCCNAVRGWCEAELVVAAEVPAPS